In Rhizobium gallicum bv. gallicum R602sp, the following proteins share a genomic window:
- a CDS encoding ABC transporter permease: MTLASLSSTPRVTPIGRLTGLRVPLVVILSFLVVALAIAWSLAPGLFTSYDSLNGTPAQKLLGPSAAHWFGTDHLGRDLYARVVYGTASSVASALIAVVIGVVAGGIIGLLAGFFGGWVDTVFARLVDVLLAIPKFLLAVIVVTAIGFDTTNAAIATGVSAVALFARVMRSEVIKTRQATFVESSFLLGGSRWHILWRHMLPNASRSVLPLAVLQFGDSILVIASLAFLGYGDPPPASDWGLLISIGKDYLKWPWLVYTPALVTIATVLSVNRISRWLRKTD, from the coding sequence ATGACGCTCGCCTCCCTCTCTTCCACTCCGCGTGTGACGCCGATCGGCCGCCTGACGGGCCTGCGTGTGCCGCTGGTCGTGATCCTGTCGTTCCTGGTCGTCGCCCTGGCGATCGCCTGGTCCTTGGCGCCTGGCCTCTTCACGAGCTACGATTCGTTGAACGGCACCCCCGCCCAGAAATTGCTCGGCCCAAGTGCGGCGCACTGGTTCGGCACCGATCATCTCGGCCGCGACCTCTACGCACGCGTCGTCTATGGCACGGCCTCATCTGTGGCGAGCGCGCTGATCGCGGTCGTGATCGGCGTTGTCGCCGGCGGAATTATCGGGCTGCTGGCCGGCTTCTTCGGCGGCTGGGTGGACACGGTTTTTGCCCGCCTCGTCGATGTCTTGCTGGCAATTCCCAAATTCCTGCTTGCCGTCATCGTCGTCACCGCAATCGGTTTCGACACGACGAATGCGGCAATCGCGACGGGCGTCTCGGCCGTCGCTCTTTTCGCCCGGGTGATGCGCTCCGAAGTCATCAAGACGAGGCAGGCAACATTCGTCGAATCGTCCTTCCTTCTCGGCGGGTCGCGCTGGCACATTTTATGGCGCCACATGCTTCCGAACGCATCGCGATCGGTGCTGCCGCTTGCCGTCCTGCAGTTCGGCGATTCCATCCTGGTGATCGCCAGCCTTGCCTTCCTTGGCTACGGCGACCCGCCGCCTGCTTCCGATTGGGGCCTGCTGATCTCGATCGGCAAGGATTACCTCAAATGGCCTTGGCTGGTTTACACGCCGGCCCTCGTCACGATCGCAACCGTTCTCTCTGTAAACAGGATCAGCCGATGGCTCCGCAAGACAGACTGA
- a CDS encoding ABC transporter permease, whose translation MSKAYFNYAGKRLLQAIVVILLSYVFTFVVVSILPGDPITNVLNNPQNGFTPDEIKEIIAAQGLDKPIPVQLWNAFSGFVTGDLGLSMRTNRPVATLIGEVLPSTLVLASAGLAVALFLATIIAYGTQFLPPRFGQGLLRGFPSLFLSVPNFVIGLVLIHLFGFQLGVFRVIEPDSLWATLFAAIALGIPISAQIAEVLIANLDHESGQDYAAVARGRGLGQMRLFVMHLLKPSSLPVITVVALTIGELLGGSLITETVFGRNGLGSLVQRSVSTQDLPVLQAVVSLAAVVFVVVNLIADLTYPLLDPRVKLLGSQQRRPTTADDSSLPISKAVTP comes from the coding sequence ATGAGCAAAGCCTATTTCAACTATGCCGGAAAGCGGCTGCTGCAGGCGATCGTCGTGATCCTGCTGTCTTATGTCTTCACCTTTGTCGTCGTCAGCATCCTGCCCGGCGATCCGATTACCAATGTCCTGAACAACCCACAAAACGGCTTCACGCCGGATGAGATCAAGGAGATCATCGCTGCGCAGGGACTGGACAAGCCTATACCCGTGCAGCTGTGGAACGCCTTTTCCGGCTTCGTGACCGGCGATCTCGGCCTGTCGATGCGGACCAACAGGCCGGTGGCGACGCTGATCGGCGAGGTTCTGCCGTCGACGCTCGTGCTTGCCTCGGCGGGCCTTGCGGTAGCACTTTTCCTGGCAACGATCATCGCTTACGGCACACAATTTTTGCCGCCGCGGTTCGGCCAAGGTCTGTTGCGCGGCTTCCCCTCGCTGTTCCTGTCGGTTCCGAACTTCGTGATCGGCCTGGTGCTGATCCACCTCTTCGGCTTCCAGCTGGGCGTCTTTCGCGTCATCGAGCCCGACAGCCTCTGGGCAACGCTTTTCGCAGCGATCGCCCTCGGCATTCCGATCTCGGCGCAGATTGCCGAAGTCCTGATTGCCAATCTCGACCATGAGTCCGGCCAGGACTACGCCGCCGTCGCACGCGGCCGGGGACTTGGCCAGATGCGGCTCTTCGTCATGCACCTGCTGAAGCCGTCATCGCTGCCCGTCATCACCGTCGTCGCTCTGACGATCGGCGAGCTGCTCGGGGGCTCGCTGATCACCGAGACGGTGTTTGGCCGCAACGGGCTTGGCAGCCTGGTGCAGCGGTCGGTCAGCACTCAGGACCTGCCGGTTCTACAGGCGGTCGTTTCGCTCGCCGCGGTGGTCTTCGTCGTCGTCAATCTGATCGCCGATCTCACCTACCCGCTGCTCGATCCTCGCGTAAAACTCCTCGGCTCGCAGCAGCGTCGGCCGACGACCGCTGATGACAGTTCTCTCCCCATCTCCAAGGCGGTGACCCCATGA
- a CDS encoding ABC transporter substrate-binding protein, producing MNDRSFRPLLSRRRLLTATSALAFAALVATAGVTPALAEDGAHDGGDVVFLIDSLGDTWIPNNSAISSFQGHIWGHVTDKLLYVDADGKVSPWIAERWEQNDNATEFTLHLRTGVTFSDGTPLDAAAVVANLDIWYAGRKSEGINPIGLFPKTYDHAEAVDATTVKVFFKKPTLGFIPTLGYHGSILISPKTIASPASAQADLSKTSGSGPYVVESWKEGDYVTLAKRKDYNWGPVAVGQTGPAHLDTITYKLVSEPSLRVAAVQSGQADVAYNASPQELESLKSEGLTVATPRYLGFVNGWAINTKLAPYDDVKVRQALQTGINRQEIIDTVYTPDWKLATSFIQSNVPGATDQRALLAYNPEKAEKLLDEAGWKKGSDGIRVKDGKPLLLTLNSNPYLATSKSIDELISQQLGKIGWKVQIRAYDVVTFGQKVKYGGAGVPAYEVTRSFIDAGTVAGILTNANNGENWFALDESDKTLNDLRDKIAGAGSIEARKPLLDELQKYVLDQGYFIPRTQIVQRIYVQSPKLKGEVYNGVAYASYYTATKSE from the coding sequence ATGAACGACCGCTCTTTCCGCCCTCTTCTTTCCCGGCGTCGTCTGCTGACCGCCACCTCTGCACTGGCATTTGCCGCTCTGGTCGCGACAGCTGGTGTAACCCCGGCCCTGGCTGAGGACGGAGCGCATGATGGCGGAGACGTCGTCTTCCTGATCGACTCCCTGGGCGACACCTGGATTCCCAACAACAGCGCGATCTCCAGCTTTCAGGGCCATATCTGGGGTCATGTGACCGACAAGCTTCTCTATGTCGACGCCGATGGCAAGGTCAGCCCGTGGATCGCCGAACGCTGGGAGCAGAACGACAATGCCACCGAATTCACCCTGCATCTAAGGACCGGCGTGACCTTCTCCGATGGCACCCCGCTCGATGCGGCAGCCGTCGTTGCCAATCTCGACATCTGGTATGCCGGTCGCAAGAGCGAGGGTATCAATCCGATCGGCCTCTTCCCCAAGACGTACGATCACGCCGAAGCCGTCGATGCGACGACCGTGAAGGTCTTCTTCAAGAAGCCGACCCTCGGCTTCATCCCGACGCTCGGCTATCACGGCTCGATCCTCATCTCCCCGAAGACCATCGCCTCGCCGGCGAGCGCCCAGGCGGACCTGAGCAAGACCTCCGGCAGCGGCCCTTATGTCGTCGAGTCCTGGAAGGAGGGCGACTACGTCACGCTCGCCAAGCGCAAGGACTACAACTGGGGGCCGGTAGCGGTCGGCCAGACCGGTCCTGCCCATCTCGATACGATCACCTACAAGCTCGTCTCCGAACCGTCGCTGCGCGTTGCCGCAGTCCAGTCTGGTCAGGCCGACGTCGCCTACAACGCGTCGCCTCAGGAGCTTGAATCCCTCAAGTCGGAAGGCCTGACGGTGGCGACGCCTCGCTATCTCGGCTTCGTCAATGGCTGGGCGATCAACACCAAGCTTGCCCCTTATGACGACGTGAAGGTTCGCCAGGCACTTCAGACCGGCATCAATCGCCAGGAAATCATCGACACCGTCTATACGCCCGATTGGAAGCTTGCGACGTCGTTCATCCAGAGCAATGTTCCGGGCGCGACCGACCAGAGGGCGCTGCTGGCCTACAATCCTGAAAAGGCGGAGAAGCTTCTCGACGAGGCAGGCTGGAAGAAGGGCTCGGATGGCATCCGCGTCAAGGATGGCAAGCCGCTGTTGCTGACGCTGAACTCAAACCCCTACCTCGCAACGTCGAAGTCGATTGACGAACTGATTTCGCAGCAGCTCGGCAAGATCGGCTGGAAGGTCCAAATCCGCGCCTATGACGTCGTCACGTTCGGCCAGAAGGTCAAGTATGGCGGCGCCGGAGTGCCTGCCTATGAGGTGACGCGCTCCTTCATCGATGCCGGCACCGTCGCCGGCATCCTGACCAACGCCAACAATGGCGAGAACTGGTTTGCGCTCGACGAGAGCGACAAGACCCTCAACGATCTGCGCGACAAGATCGCCGGCGCCGGCTCCATCGAAGCTCGCAAGCCGCTTCTCGACGAGCTGCAGAAATATGTCCTCGACCAGGGCTATTTCATTCCGCGAACGCAGATCGTCCAGCGCATCTACGTGCAGTCGCCGAAGCTCAAGGGCGAAGTCTACAACGGCGTCGCCTATGCCAGCTACTACACGGCAACGAAGAGCGAATAG
- a CDS encoding molybdopterin guanine dinucleotide-containing S/N-oxide reductase has protein sequence MDGFKPHSSHWGAFYGRHQGEALEIRPHPADPHPSPLLGNLPAIANSPARIRRPAVRHGWLEGKPDNAGKRGSDGYVEVSWPEALDLVANELRRVHAEAGPRAIFGGSYGWSSAGRFHHAQSQIHRFLNVLGGYVRSVNTYSSGAAMVIIPHVLGPYDSFDRKSVTWDAIERSSELVVAFGGMAVKNTDVHGGGISRHVVRPALSGARARGARFVLISPLKDDIASDLDAEWLPVIPGTDVALMLAIAFVLVSERRHNREFLDRYTTGYSRFEAYLLGREDSVEKSPQWAAGICGIAADTIVDLARRMADARTLITVSHSLQRADYGEQPVWMGIVLAAMLGQIGLDGGGFSYSLGALGNIGKSQLAVPLPTLKQFHNPVPDFIPVARIADMLLNPGEPFHYNGQGLRYPDIRLVYWAGGNPFHHHQDLNRLRQAFKKPETIIVHETAWTSSARHADIVLPATTTLERDDIGAADRDPMMIAMKRLIEPVGEARDDYEIFADIAERLGKRGEFTENRSSREWLAFLFETTRAALTAAGRPAPDFDTFWEMGELQLPVKPDDGGPARAFRTDPDANPLPTPSGKIEIFSETIESFGYDDCRGHPRWFEPDPTAKAAEGRYPLYLVCNQPHSRLHSQLDYGDFSRSTKINGREPVRINPADAAERSISDRDIVRLFNARGSCLAAAVISGNVKPGVMQLATGAWFEPDDVNAEMAMCIHGNPNILTRDVGTSQLAQASTGQLTKVDVQRYAGELPPVRILDGMAFIEEQNA, from the coding sequence ATGGACGGCTTCAAACCCCACAGCTCTCATTGGGGCGCATTCTATGGACGGCATCAGGGCGAAGCTCTCGAAATCCGTCCGCATCCCGCCGACCCCCACCCATCTCCCCTGCTCGGCAATCTACCCGCAATCGCCAATAGTCCCGCCCGCATCCGGCGCCCGGCCGTCAGGCACGGCTGGCTTGAAGGCAAGCCCGACAATGCCGGAAAACGCGGGAGTGACGGTTATGTCGAGGTCAGCTGGCCGGAAGCGCTCGATCTTGTCGCCAACGAGCTTCGCCGTGTTCACGCCGAAGCCGGACCGCGGGCCATTTTCGGCGGCTCGTACGGCTGGTCCAGCGCAGGGCGGTTTCACCATGCCCAAAGCCAGATCCACCGTTTTCTCAACGTACTCGGCGGATATGTCAGATCGGTCAATACCTACAGTTCAGGCGCGGCAATGGTCATCATTCCGCATGTGCTCGGCCCTTACGATAGCTTCGACCGAAAGAGCGTCACCTGGGACGCGATCGAGCGCAGCAGCGAGCTGGTCGTTGCCTTCGGCGGCATGGCGGTCAAGAATACCGATGTCCATGGCGGCGGCATCAGCCGGCACGTCGTGCGCCCGGCGCTAAGCGGTGCCCGTGCACGCGGCGCGCGCTTCGTACTCATAAGCCCGCTCAAGGACGACATTGCGAGTGATCTCGATGCCGAATGGCTGCCGGTCATTCCCGGAACCGACGTCGCGCTCATGCTCGCGATCGCCTTCGTCCTCGTCAGTGAGCGGCGCCATAACCGGGAATTTCTCGACCGCTATACGACAGGCTATTCACGCTTCGAGGCTTATCTGCTGGGACGCGAGGATAGTGTCGAGAAGAGCCCGCAATGGGCAGCCGGCATCTGCGGTATCGCTGCCGATACGATCGTGGATCTGGCGCGGCGCATGGCCGACGCCCGAACGCTGATCACCGTCAGCCATTCCCTGCAGCGCGCCGACTACGGCGAACAGCCAGTTTGGATGGGGATCGTGCTGGCGGCCATGCTCGGCCAGATCGGGCTCGATGGCGGCGGCTTCTCTTATTCGCTCGGCGCGCTCGGCAATATCGGCAAAAGCCAACTGGCCGTTCCCCTCCCGACGCTCAAGCAATTCCACAATCCGGTGCCGGACTTCATTCCCGTCGCACGGATCGCCGACATGCTGCTGAACCCGGGCGAACCGTTCCACTACAATGGCCAGGGTCTGCGATATCCTGACATCCGCCTCGTCTACTGGGCGGGCGGCAACCCGTTCCATCACCATCAGGATCTCAACAGGCTTCGCCAGGCGTTCAAGAAGCCGGAGACGATCATCGTGCACGAGACGGCCTGGACGTCCTCGGCACGCCACGCCGATATCGTCCTGCCCGCGACCACGACGCTTGAGCGTGACGATATCGGTGCGGCCGACCGCGATCCGATGATGATCGCAATGAAGAGGCTGATCGAACCAGTCGGCGAGGCACGCGATGACTATGAGATATTCGCAGATATCGCAGAACGCCTCGGCAAGCGCGGAGAATTCACCGAGAACCGGTCGAGCCGCGAGTGGCTCGCTTTCCTCTTCGAGACAACACGCGCCGCACTCACCGCCGCTGGTCGCCCGGCGCCGGATTTCGACACGTTCTGGGAGATGGGCGAACTGCAGCTCCCGGTAAAGCCTGACGATGGCGGCCCTGCGCGCGCATTCCGGACCGATCCGGACGCCAATCCGCTGCCCACGCCATCTGGCAAGATCGAAATCTTCTCTGAAACGATCGAGAGCTTTGGTTACGACGATTGCCGCGGCCATCCGCGCTGGTTTGAACCGGACCCGACGGCCAAGGCGGCGGAGGGTCGCTATCCCCTCTATCTCGTCTGCAATCAGCCCCACTCGCGCCTGCACAGTCAGCTGGACTACGGCGACTTCAGCCGCTCGACCAAGATCAACGGCCGCGAACCGGTGCGCATCAACCCGGCAGATGCAGCCGAGCGCAGCATTTCGGATCGCGATATCGTCAGGCTGTTCAACGCCCGCGGCAGTTGTTTGGCGGCTGCGGTGATCAGCGGGAATGTGAAACCTGGAGTGATGCAGCTTGCCACCGGCGCTTGGTTCGAGCCTGACGATGTTAATGCCGAAATGGCCATGTGCATTCATGGCAACCCGAATATCCTCACCCGTGATGTTGGCACGTCTCAGCTTGCCCAGGCCTCAACCGGACAGCTGACAAAGGTCGATGTCCAGCGCTATGCCGGAGAATTGCCGCCGGTGCGCATTCTCGACGGGATGGCGTTCATCGAGGAACAGAACGCCTGA
- a CDS encoding FAD-binding oxidoreductase codes for MGILSAELSRQLLARFGDRFSISQSLREQHGRGESHHTPAIPDAVVFAQSTDDVAETVRLCAAAGVPVIAFGAGTSLEGHLTAVRGGVSIDLSQMSQIIRVSAEDLDCTVQAGVTREQLNAHLRDQGLFFPIDPGANASIGGMAATRASGTSAVRYGTMRENVLSLTVVLPTGQVIRTGGRARKSSAGYDLTRLFVGSEGTLGIITEVTLRLQGVPETISAALCSFESVEQAVKAAIAIVQLAIPVARMELMDRGLIAAANAYSGLSLKIEDTLAFEFHGSPASVQEQIELVAEIVKDHGGKGFEWANAPEERNRLWKARHNAFYAVVSQRPNAKGWSSDVCVPVSELSGCIFRTRALLQGCSFPAAILGHVGDGNYHVVFAVDPENKAELAEVAAINKAMVEHAISVGGTSTGEHGVGTGKIGYLRQEHGDAVELMALLKQAIDPQGIMNPGKILPV; via the coding sequence ATGGGCATCCTATCCGCTGAGTTATCGCGCCAATTGCTGGCGAGGTTCGGTGATCGCTTCTCGATCTCGCAGTCGCTGCGCGAGCAGCATGGCCGCGGCGAATCCCATCACACGCCGGCAATCCCGGATGCCGTGGTATTTGCGCAAAGCACCGACGACGTAGCCGAAACCGTCCGGCTCTGCGCTGCGGCAGGCGTGCCTGTCATCGCTTTCGGCGCCGGAACCTCGCTCGAGGGGCACCTGACCGCGGTGCGCGGTGGCGTTTCGATCGATCTTTCACAGATGTCACAGATCATCCGCGTCAGCGCCGAAGATCTCGACTGCACCGTCCAGGCCGGCGTCACGCGCGAGCAGCTCAACGCGCATCTGCGCGACCAGGGCCTGTTCTTCCCGATCGACCCTGGCGCCAACGCGTCGATTGGCGGCATGGCGGCGACACGGGCATCGGGGACCAGCGCCGTGCGCTACGGCACCATGCGCGAAAATGTGCTGTCGCTGACCGTCGTGTTGCCAACGGGTCAAGTCATTCGCACCGGTGGCCGGGCGCGCAAATCGTCTGCCGGCTATGATCTCACGCGCCTTTTCGTCGGCTCGGAAGGCACGCTCGGTATCATCACCGAAGTCACCTTGCGGCTCCAGGGCGTTCCGGAAACTATTTCGGCAGCCCTCTGCTCCTTCGAGAGCGTGGAGCAGGCGGTGAAGGCCGCGATCGCGATCGTGCAGCTTGCCATCCCGGTCGCGCGGATGGAGCTGATGGACCGCGGCCTGATTGCCGCCGCCAACGCCTATTCCGGCCTCTCGCTGAAGATCGAAGATACCCTCGCCTTCGAATTCCACGGGTCTCCTGCCTCGGTTCAGGAGCAGATCGAACTGGTTGCGGAAATCGTCAAGGATCACGGCGGCAAGGGTTTCGAATGGGCCAATGCGCCGGAGGAGCGAAATCGCCTCTGGAAGGCCCGACATAACGCCTTCTACGCAGTCGTCTCGCAGCGACCGAATGCCAAGGGCTGGTCATCCGACGTCTGCGTTCCGGTATCGGAACTCAGCGGCTGCATTTTCAGGACCCGCGCCCTGTTGCAGGGCTGCAGTTTTCCCGCTGCCATTCTCGGCCATGTCGGCGACGGCAACTATCATGTGGTCTTCGCCGTGGATCCCGAGAACAAGGCGGAACTCGCCGAGGTCGCGGCCATCAACAAGGCGATGGTCGAACACGCAATCTCCGTAGGCGGAACCTCGACGGGGGAACATGGCGTCGGCACAGGCAAGATCGGCTATCTACGCCAGGAACACGGAGACGCCGTCGAGCTGATGGCCCTTCTGAAGCAAGCCATCGATCCCCAGGGCATCATGAACCCCGGCAAGATCCTGCCGGTGTGA